Proteins encoded in a region of the Mucilaginibacter sabulilitoris genome:
- a CDS encoding VOC family protein, giving the protein MLRIKPHIWFAQDKAKEAAEFYSTVMPDSTVDYAGHFPTGDGECETVEFTVAGQPFLGISAGHHMEINPSISFMVHFDAAERIDEAWGKLIENGKVMMPLDRYPFSERYGWVADKYGVSWQLMLANPDNGERPVIMPSMLFTPPMAGKANEAVDFYTSVFKDGKRGTTATRQEDMGPDKTGTLLYGDFYIDQTWLAAMDSAHQHGFNFNDAISLLVPCETQEEIDYYWSALSADGKPGQCGWLKDKFGVSWQVTSTIVPETLKSGSPEQISRVTQAFFQMQKVDVAALQQAYDGQ; this is encoded by the coding sequence ATGTTACGTATCAAACCGCACATCTGGTTCGCCCAGGACAAAGCCAAAGAAGCAGCCGAATTTTATTCGACCGTAATGCCTGATTCTACTGTTGATTACGCCGGCCATTTTCCTACGGGCGATGGCGAATGCGAAACTGTTGAATTTACAGTTGCCGGTCAGCCCTTCCTGGGTATCAGTGCCGGGCATCATATGGAAATTAACCCGTCCATTTCTTTTATGGTCCATTTTGATGCTGCCGAACGCATCGACGAAGCCTGGGGCAAGCTGATAGAGAACGGCAAAGTGATGATGCCGCTTGACCGCTACCCGTTCAGTGAACGTTATGGCTGGGTGGCTGATAAGTACGGTGTATCATGGCAGCTGATGCTCGCTAATCCTGATAACGGGGAAAGACCGGTCATTATGCCATCGATGCTATTTACACCACCAATGGCCGGTAAGGCCAACGAAGCCGTAGACTTTTATACTTCGGTTTTCAAAGACGGAAAGCGCGGAACTACGGCTACGCGCCAGGAAGATATGGGTCCTGATAAAACAGGTACGCTACTATATGGCGATTTTTATATTGACCAAACCTGGCTGGCGGCTATGGACAGCGCCCATCAGCACGGATTTAATTTTAACGATGCAATATCGCTGCTGGTCCCTTGTGAAACACAGGAAGAGATTGACTATTATTGGTCGGCACTTTCAGCTGATGGTAAGCCCGGACAATGCGGCTGGTTAAAAGATAAGTTTGGGGTATCATGGCAGGTGACCTCCACTATAGTGCCTGAGACACTGAAAAGTGGCAGCCCTGAACAGATCAGCCGGGTAACGCAAGCCTTTTTCCAAATGCAGAAAGTAGATGTGGCGGCTTTGCAGCAAGCCTATGACGGTCAATAA